One Deinococcus grandis DNA window includes the following coding sequences:
- a CDS encoding nitroreductase family protein: MLPRVTDDRHRRPEDVRAFYDAHRTVRQYQTHEDGTPLPMPAAHLDVILHAAQRAPTDATAQLYSLIRITRPERRARMAELTTNAHIATASEAFVVCADVRRVERVLQVAGQESGTWPAIAVHFGIGDAVMAGTNLLTAAEMLGYQGCWIGGVLNGLDGIIEELKLPQGVLPFAALTIGRPAEDAPYRPRVPRPLVIHTDTYHEATDEEIRHATEIMNPIAARNGKPGDWARLLTAYFGQGGGMEKREPGLVAALKQQGLWAGGE; this comes from the coding sequence ATGCTGCCCCGCGTGACCGATGACCGCCACCGCCGCCCCGAGGATGTCCGCGCCTTCTACGACGCGCACCGCACCGTCCGCCAGTACCAGACCCACGAGGACGGCACGCCCCTGCCCATGCCCGCAGCGCACCTGGACGTCATCCTGCACGCCGCGCAGCGCGCCCCGACCGACGCGACCGCGCAGCTGTACTCCCTGATCCGCATCACCCGCCCCGAACGGCGCGCCCGCATGGCCGAACTCACCACGAACGCGCACATCGCCACCGCCAGCGAGGCGTTCGTCGTGTGCGCCGACGTGCGCCGTGTGGAACGTGTGCTGCAGGTCGCCGGGCAGGAGTCGGGCACGTGGCCCGCCATCGCCGTGCACTTCGGCATCGGGGACGCCGTCATGGCCGGCACCAACCTCCTGACCGCCGCCGAGATGCTCGGCTACCAGGGCTGCTGGATCGGCGGCGTGCTGAACGGCCTGGATGGCATCATCGAGGAACTGAAGCTCCCACAGGGGGTCCTGCCGTTCGCCGCGCTGACGATCGGCCGCCCCGCCGAGGACGCCCCGTATCGCCCGCGCGTGCCCCGCCCGCTGGTCATCCACACCGACACGTACCACGAGGCCACCGACGAGGAGATCCGCCACGCCACCGAGATCATGAACCCCATCGCCGCCCGCAACGGGAAACCCGGCGACTGGGCGCGCCTGCTGACCGCGTACTTCGGACAGGGCGGCGGCATGGAAAAACGCGAACCCGGCCTCGTGGCCGCGCTGAAACAACAGGGCCTCTGGGCCGGCGGGGAGTAA
- a CDS encoding isocitrate/isopropylmalate dehydrogenase family protein translates to MAKYRICLIEGDGIGHEVIPATRRVLDAAGFDAEYVHAEAGYEYYLDHGTSVPQATYDAVENTHATLFGAATSPSGEKPAGFFGAIRHLRQKYGLYANVRPTKTRPVPGAYENVDLVIVRENTQGLYVEQERRYGDTAIADTVITKDASDRIGKFAADLAMKRGKRLTVVHKANVLPVTQGLFLNTILDHAKTVDGLNTSTMIVDNAAMQLVRNPQQFDVMVMTNMFGDILSDLAAGLVGGLGIAASGNVGDKFGIFESVHGSAPDIAGQGISNPTATILAAVLMLDHIGDHETARRLDNAVNKVLVEGPRTRDLGGTAGTEEFTNAVIAALA, encoded by the coding sequence ATGGCGAAATATCGCATCTGCTTGATTGAAGGCGACGGGATCGGCCACGAAGTGATCCCCGCGACCCGCCGCGTGCTCGACGCCGCCGGCTTCGACGCCGAATACGTCCACGCCGAGGCCGGGTACGAGTACTACCTCGACCACGGCACCAGCGTCCCCCAGGCGACGTACGACGCCGTCGAGAACACCCACGCGACCCTGTTCGGCGCGGCCACCAGCCCCAGCGGCGAGAAACCCGCCGGGTTCTTCGGCGCGATCCGCCACCTGCGCCAGAAGTACGGCCTGTACGCCAACGTGCGCCCCACCAAGACCCGCCCCGTGCCCGGCGCGTACGAGAACGTCGACCTGGTGATCGTCCGCGAGAACACCCAGGGTCTGTACGTCGAGCAGGAACGCCGCTACGGCGACACCGCCATCGCCGACACGGTCATCACGAAGGACGCCAGCGACCGCATCGGCAAGTTCGCCGCGGACCTCGCCATGAAGCGTGGCAAGCGCCTGACGGTCGTGCACAAGGCCAACGTGCTGCCCGTCACGCAGGGCCTGTTCCTGAACACCATCCTCGACCACGCCAAGACCGTGGACGGCCTGAACACCAGCACCATGATCGTGGACAACGCCGCCATGCAGCTCGTGCGTAACCCCCAGCAGTTCGACGTGATGGTCATGACGAACATGTTCGGTGACATCCTCTCCGACCTCGCCGCCGGTCTGGTCGGCGGCCTGGGCATCGCCGCGAGCGGCAACGTCGGCGACAAGTTCGGCATCTTCGAGTCCGTGCACGGCTCGGCGCCCGACATCGCCGGTCAGGGCATCAGCAACCCCACCGCGACCATCCTCGCCGCCGTCCTGATGCTCGACCACATCGGCGACCATGAAACGGCCCGCCGCCTCGACAACGCCGTGAACAAGGTCCTCGTCGAGGGCCCCCGCACCCGCGACCTCGGCGGCACCGCCGGGACCGAGGAGTTCACGAACGCCGTCATCGCCGCCCTGGCGTAA
- a CDS encoding PepSY-associated TM helix domain-containing protein: MSLSAKPEEQGAGGRAARPAPRPRTLKARTNVWLRWAHTYTSMISLLVVLFFSLTGITLNHPDWVFGTKDVTRTVSGTLPGGWLRNGQPDWLTVAEELRAQQGLRGRASDPRADDQQADISFLAPGYSADTVIDVKTGTYETTILEQGAVAVMNDLHKGRDASPAWKWVIDLSGVFLTVISLTGLGILLYLKKTRVQALTVMGIGAVLTVLLAWQASR, encoded by the coding sequence GTGTCGCTCTCGGCAAAGCCTGAGGAGCAGGGGGCGGGGGGGCGGGCCGCCCGCCCCGCCCCGCGCCCCCGCACGCTGAAGGCCCGCACGAACGTCTGGCTGCGCTGGGCGCACACGTACACCAGCATGATCAGCCTGCTCGTCGTGCTGTTCTTCAGCCTGACCGGCATTACCCTGAACCACCCGGACTGGGTGTTCGGCACGAAGGACGTCACGCGCACCGTGTCGGGCACCCTTCCGGGCGGGTGGCTCAGGAACGGCCAGCCGGACTGGCTGACCGTCGCGGAGGAACTGCGCGCCCAGCAGGGACTCAGGGGCCGCGCCAGCGACCCGCGCGCGGACGACCAGCAGGCGGATATCTCGTTCCTGGCCCCCGGCTACAGCGCCGACACCGTCATCGACGTGAAGACCGGCACGTACGAGACCACCATCCTGGAGCAGGGCGCGGTGGCGGTCATGAACGATCTGCACAAGGGCCGCGACGCCAGCCCCGCCTGGAAGTGGGTCATCGACCTGAGCGGCGTGTTCCTGACCGTGATCTCCCTGACCGGCCTGGGTATCCTGCTGTACCTGAAAAAGACCCGCGTACAGGCCCTGACCGTGATGGGCATCGGGGCGGTCCTGACCGTGCTGCTCGCGTGGCAGGCCAGCCGCTAG
- a CDS encoding rhomboid family intramembrane serine protease, with the protein MRAPPRQTFTRSTGAPRPGVSLGRAATVTAALIAGLWVQEGADQLVFQGQLDQFGIEPRAPGTFWHVLTAPFLHAGFGHLIANTVPLAVLTFMSALRGVARFLAALLLIVLIGGGLVWLLGRGGSVHLGASELVFGLLAYLLGVGWWERTPLAVGVAVAAFLLYGGILWGVLPANPAVSWEAHLFGFVGGLIAAAILHRKRPPTGLPR; encoded by the coding sequence ATGCGCGCCCCACCCCGCCAGACCTTCACGCGCTCCACCGGCGCCCCACGACCGGGGGTCAGCCTGGGCCGCGCCGCGACCGTCACCGCCGCCCTGATCGCGGGCCTGTGGGTGCAGGAGGGCGCCGATCAGCTGGTGTTCCAGGGGCAGCTGGATCAGTTCGGCATCGAGCCGCGCGCACCCGGCACGTTCTGGCACGTGCTGACCGCGCCGTTCCTGCACGCAGGCTTCGGGCACCTGATCGCGAACACCGTGCCGCTGGCCGTCCTGACGTTCATGAGCGCCCTGCGCGGCGTGGCGCGCTTCCTGGCGGCGCTGCTGCTGATCGTCCTGATCGGCGGCGGACTGGTGTGGCTGCTCGGTCGGGGCGGCAGCGTGCACCTGGGCGCCAGTGAACTGGTGTTCGGGCTGCTCGCGTACCTGCTGGGCGTCGGCTGGTGGGAACGCACCCCGCTGGCGGTCGGCGTGGCGGTCGCGGCGTTCCTGCTGTACGGCGGCATCCTGTGGGGCGTGCTCCCGGCGAACCCGGCCGTGTCGTGGGAGGCGCACCTGTTCGGCTTCGTGGGCGGCCTGATCGCGGCGGCGATCCTGCACCGGAAGCGTCCCCCGACTGGCTTGCCCCGCTGA
- a CDS encoding DUF2271 domain-containing protein, producing MTHTRRTVLHRLGLTAAALTVSRFTPAQAAAATTKKWPTGMSLDVTFTVATKASGRVKRPYVAVWIEDESGNTVRNLTVWVQQSRMNPRWLSELRRWYRTNADLLTTVSSATRNPGTYAVAWDGRTDKGALANQGTYYVCVEAAREHGPYSLVREKITVGTAAFKKTLTADNDIEAASVALGKA from the coding sequence ATGACCCACACGCGCCGCACCGTCCTGCACCGACTCGGCCTGACCGCCGCCGCCCTGACCGTCTCCCGCTTCACGCCCGCCCAGGCCGCCGCCGCCACCACGAAGAAGTGGCCGACCGGCATGAGCCTCGACGTGACCTTCACGGTCGCCACGAAGGCCAGCGGCCGCGTGAAACGCCCCTACGTCGCCGTGTGGATCGAGGACGAATCCGGGAACACCGTCCGGAACCTGACCGTGTGGGTGCAGCAGTCGCGCATGAACCCCCGCTGGCTGAGCGAACTGCGCCGCTGGTACCGCACCAACGCCGACCTCCTGACCACGGTCAGCAGCGCCACCCGCAACCCCGGCACGTACGCCGTGGCGTGGGACGGCAGGACCGACAAGGGCGCCCTGGCCAATCAGGGCACGTACTACGTGTGCGTGGAAGCCGCCCGCGAGCACGGCCCGTACTCGCTGGTGCGCGAGAAGATCACGGTAGGTACGGCGGCGTTCAAGAAGACCCTGACCGCCGACAACGACATCGAGGCGGCCAGTGTCGCTCTCGGCAAAGCCTGA
- a CDS encoding DUF1775 domain-containing protein, with protein sequence MFNLKTVLPLAAALFLSVAGAHATVRTETGLTESAAGKSETYRLNVPTEKEIATTQIRLVVPAGVVISRFQVTPGFTRTVKRDAAGLVTEVVWKGRVAPMEYARFFFQAKNPAAAGEVVWKIYQTYSDGSVVAWDDTNPAEGPASKTTVK encoded by the coding sequence ATGTTCAACCTGAAAACCGTTCTGCCCCTGGCCGCTGCCCTGTTCCTGTCCGTCGCGGGGGCGCACGCCACCGTCCGCACCGAGACCGGCCTGACCGAATCCGCCGCTGGCAAGAGCGAGACGTACCGCCTGAACGTTCCCACCGAGAAGGAGATCGCCACCACCCAGATCCGCCTCGTGGTGCCCGCCGGGGTCGTGATCAGCCGCTTCCAGGTCACGCCCGGGTTCACGCGCACCGTGAAGAGGGACGCCGCTGGCCTCGTGACCGAGGTCGTCTGGAAGGGCCGCGTGGCGCCCATGGAGTACGCCCGCTTTTTCTTCCAGGCGAAGAACCCGGCGGCGGCGGGTGAGGTCGTGTGGAAGATCTACCAGACGTACAGCGACGGCAGCGTCGTCGCGTGGGACGACACCAACCCCGCCGAGGGCCCAGCCAGCAAGACCACCGTCAAGTAA
- a CDS encoding copper resistance CopC family protein, which yields MKKILPLLAALTLSVAAAHTAVSGVTPAPNATVTAPKTVTLAFSEPVELRFSTFRVMAVPAGVTVAEAARRALVEKADSAALANQPVKLSGAAARLALTLKPRLKSGQYVIAWKILSEDGHPVTGSSSFRVR from the coding sequence GTGAAGAAGATCCTGCCCCTGCTGGCTGCCCTGACCCTGTCCGTGGCTGCGGCCCACACCGCCGTGTCGGGCGTGACCCCCGCGCCGAACGCCACCGTGACCGCCCCGAAGACCGTGACCCTGGCGTTCAGCGAACCTGTCGAACTGCGTTTCTCGACGTTCCGCGTGATGGCGGTCCCGGCGGGCGTGACGGTGGCCGAGGCCGCGCGGCGCGCTCTGGTCGAGAAGGCCGACTCGGCGGCGCTGGCGAACCAGCCGGTCAAGCTGAGTGGCGCGGCGGCCCGGCTGGCCCTGACCCTGAAGCCCAGGCTGAAGTCCGGTCAGTACGTGATCGCCTGGAAGATCCTCTCGGAGGACGGGCATCCCGTGACGGGCAGCAGCTCCTTCCGGGTCCGCTGA
- a CDS encoding NADP-dependent oxidoreductase yields the protein MTTSREVQLAARPVGAPRDSDFNLVDLTLPQPAAGQIQVRNLYLTVDPYMRGRMNDAKSYAAPFALGETMTGGAVGVVTHSEDASVPVGAHVLHDQGWRTHANIDAKRVKVLPELPGVPLSAYLGVLGMPGLTAYAGLLRTAEFKPGDVVFVSGAAGAVGSAVGQIARLKGAARVIGSAGSADKVRHLIDTLRFDAAFNYKDGPVAEQLKAAAPDGIDVYFDNVGGEHLEAAIGSMRPHGRAAICGMISQYNATEPTPAPRNLVQIIGKQLTLRGFLVGPHYDLFDTFAQEVGGWIASGELKFDETVVEGIDQTPAAFMGLLQGQNTGKMIVKL from the coding sequence ATGACGACCTCACGCGAAGTGCAACTCGCTGCCCGTCCCGTCGGCGCCCCCAGGGACAGCGACTTCAACCTCGTGGACCTGACCCTGCCCCAGCCCGCCGCCGGGCAGATTCAGGTCCGCAACCTCTACCTGACGGTCGACCCATACATGCGCGGCCGCATGAACGACGCCAAGAGCTACGCCGCGCCCTTCGCGCTGGGCGAGACCATGACCGGCGGCGCCGTCGGCGTCGTCACGCACAGCGAGGACGCCAGCGTGCCCGTCGGCGCGCACGTCCTGCACGACCAGGGCTGGCGCACCCATGCCAACATCGACGCGAAGCGCGTGAAGGTGCTGCCCGAACTGCCCGGCGTGCCCCTCAGCGCGTACCTGGGCGTGCTCGGCATGCCCGGCCTGACCGCCTACGCGGGCCTGCTGCGCACCGCCGAATTCAAGCCCGGCGACGTGGTGTTCGTGTCCGGCGCCGCCGGAGCCGTCGGCAGCGCCGTCGGACAGATCGCCCGCCTGAAGGGCGCCGCGCGCGTGATCGGCAGCGCGGGCAGCGCCGACAAGGTCCGTCACCTGATCGACACCCTGCGCTTCGACGCAGCGTTCAACTACAAGGACGGTCCGGTCGCCGAACAGCTCAAAGCCGCCGCGCCCGACGGGATCGACGTGTACTTCGACAACGTGGGCGGCGAGCACCTGGAAGCCGCCATCGGCAGCATGCGCCCGCACGGCCGCGCCGCCATCTGCGGCATGATCAGCCAGTACAACGCCACCGAACCCACGCCCGCGCCCCGCAACCTCGTGCAGATCATCGGCAAGCAGCTCACGCTGCGCGGCTTCCTCGTCGGGCCGCACTACGACCTGTTCGACACCTTCGCGCAGGAAGTCGGCGGCTGGATCGCCAGCGGCGAACTGAAATTCGACGAGACCGTCGTCGAGGGCATCGACCAGACGCCCGCCGCGTTCATGGGCCTGCTGCAGGGCCAGAACACCGGCAAGATGATCGTCAAGCTGTAA
- a CDS encoding aldo/keto reductase → MQTRTLGHSGLTVSVVGLGCNNFGGRLDQAGTTAVVRRALDAGITLFDTADIYGNRGGSEEMLGRALGAERANIVLASKFGMDMGDGKGGARPAYIREALHASLRRLRTDHLDLYQLHTPDPETPIEDTLGTLNDLVQEGLVRAVGVSNMPAADVRAADALARQHGWARFTSCQDEHSLLVRDVETDLIPAMHDLNLGLLPYFPLASGLLTGKYRAGADLPEGARITGSRGAQDRYLTERNWAVVEDLRAFAESRGHSLLDLAFSWLLSFDVTSSVIAGATKPEQIDANVAAAAWTLTPEELAEVDRITGR, encoded by the coding sequence ATGCAAACGCGAACGCTGGGACACAGCGGCCTGACCGTGTCGGTCGTCGGGCTGGGCTGCAACAACTTCGGGGGACGGCTGGATCAGGCGGGCACGACCGCCGTGGTGCGCCGCGCGCTGGACGCGGGCATCACGCTGTTCGACACGGCCGACATCTACGGCAACCGGGGCGGCAGCGAGGAGATGCTGGGCCGCGCGCTGGGCGCCGAGCGGGCGAACATCGTCCTGGCGAGCAAGTTCGGGATGGACATGGGTGACGGCAAGGGGGGCGCGCGGCCCGCGTACATCCGCGAGGCGCTGCACGCCAGCCTGCGTCGCCTCAGGACCGATCACCTGGACCTGTACCAGCTGCACACCCCCGACCCGGAAACGCCCATCGAGGACACGCTGGGCACCCTGAACGACCTGGTGCAGGAGGGCCTGGTGCGCGCCGTCGGCGTGAGCAACATGCCCGCCGCCGACGTGCGCGCCGCCGATGCCCTGGCCCGGCAGCACGGCTGGGCGCGCTTCACGTCCTGCCAGGACGAACACAGCCTGCTCGTGCGGGACGTCGAAACTGACCTGATTCCCGCCATGCACGACCTGAACCTGGGGCTGCTGCCGTACTTCCCGCTCGCCAGTGGCCTCCTGACCGGCAAGTACCGCGCCGGGGCCGACCTGCCCGAGGGTGCACGCATCACCGGCAGCAGGGGCGCCCAGGACCGCTACCTGACCGAACGGAACTGGGCGGTCGTCGAGGACCTGCGTGCCTTTGCCGAGAGCCGGGGGCACTCCCTGCTGGACCTCGCCTTCAGCTGGCTGCTGTCCTTCGACGTGACGAGCAGCGTGATCGCCGGGGCCACGAAACCCGAGCAGATCGACGCGAACGTGGCCGCCGCCGCGTGGACCCTCACGCCAGAGGAACTGGCCGAGGTGGACCGCATCACCGGTCGCTGA
- a CDS encoding FAD:protein FMN transferase codes for MRGVIPTILRHVLRPPYRLHSTYERLLGTEVEVQVVARTAAQAEAAEQAALTEIDRLTRIFNRFDPGSELCRWQARPGDAHVPLSLELLHLLRLADHWRTLSGGAFHPGADAMGQLWQQAAATGQQPSAATLERQVSALRAAPWTLHADGSATLHAAGPLGLNALAKGYVVDRAALVASRCVGVRSVLINAGGDLRVTGPARVNVGVADPFTARDDAPPIARVQVRGGALATSGQAHRGFLVNGTHYSHVMDPRTGQPVQDVPGVTVTAPECVTADALATILSVLDVRAGLHLLSGLPECEALIVTADGQRHASPGWRGVNLRAEPGGRPRPLLTAR; via the coding sequence ATGCGGGGCGTGATCCCGACAATCCTGCGCCACGTCCTGCGGCCCCCCTACCGGCTGCACTCCACCTACGAGCGCCTGCTGGGCACCGAGGTCGAGGTGCAGGTGGTGGCCCGCACGGCCGCGCAGGCCGAGGCCGCCGAACAGGCCGCCCTGACCGAGATCGACCGCCTGACGCGGATCTTCAACCGCTTCGATCCGGGCAGTGAACTGTGCCGCTGGCAGGCCCGGCCCGGCGACGCCCACGTTCCGCTGAGCCTGGAACTGCTGCACCTGCTGCGCCTCGCCGATCACTGGCGCACGCTGAGCGGCGGGGCGTTCCATCCGGGTGCGGACGCCATGGGGCAGCTGTGGCAGCAGGCCGCGGCGACCGGGCAGCAGCCCAGCGCGGCGACCCTGGAACGGCAGGTGAGTGCGCTGCGCGCCGCCCCGTGGACCCTGCACGCCGACGGCAGTGCCACCCTGCACGCGGCGGGACCGCTGGGCCTGAACGCGCTGGCCAAGGGGTACGTCGTGGACCGCGCGGCGCTCGTCGCCTCCCGCTGCGTGGGGGTCCGCAGCGTCCTGATCAACGCCGGGGGGGACCTGCGCGTGACCGGCCCCGCCCGCGTGAACGTGGGGGTCGCCGACCCGTTCACCGCGCGGGACGACGCGCCGCCCATCGCGCGGGTGCAGGTGCGCGGCGGGGCGCTCGCCACGAGCGGACAGGCGCACCGGGGCTTCCTGGTGAACGGCACGCACTACTCGCACGTCATGGACCCCCGCACGGGGCAGCCGGTGCAGGACGTGCCGGGCGTGACCGTCACCGCGCCCGAATGCGTCACGGCCGACGCGCTGGCCACCATCCTGAGCGTGCTGGACGTCCGCGCGGGCCTGCACCTCCTCTCGGGCCTGCCCGAGTGCGAGGCGTTGATCGTCACCGCCGATGGGCAGCGGCACGCGTCGCCCGGGTGGCGCGGCGTGAACCTCCGCGCGGAGCCCGGCGGTCGCCCCCGGCCCCTGTTAACCGCCCGCTAA
- a CDS encoding trans-sulfuration enzyme family protein, whose translation MSDPKSAPTYDLTTLAARAGEEARPNRAPALVEPIYQSTVYAFADLDDLDRAMSGQEPAAFYYRNGTPNAATLERALSTLEGTEAALVAGSGMAAISAALLGVLKAGDHVITDARVYGVTYALLAEEFPRLGIEVSFVDACDLNEVEAAFRENTRVVHVESLTNPLLTVPDVPALARLAHGRGALLSVDNTFASPAMFRPAEHGADLVTHSVSKYLSGHSTAFGGVLCASAELVALARTRLLRLGGTISAFDAWMTMQGLKTLGLRMRAHSGNAQAIADVLVNHPRVKAVYHPGLSDHPQFHLAMDLYPNGFGGMLSADIEDAPRFVKALAGRIPLAPSLADVVTTLSWPWGTSHRPLPEGERRRLGITPNLLRLSIGIEDIGDLLGDFERALDE comes from the coding sequence GTGAGCGACCCCAAGTCCGCCCCCACCTACGACCTGACCACCCTGGCCGCCCGCGCGGGCGAGGAAGCGCGCCCGAACCGCGCGCCCGCGCTGGTCGAGCCGATCTACCAGAGCACCGTGTACGCCTTCGCGGACCTGGACGACCTCGACCGGGCCATGAGCGGTCAGGAACCCGCCGCGTTCTACTACCGCAACGGCACCCCGAACGCCGCGACGCTGGAACGCGCCCTGTCGACCCTGGAGGGCACCGAGGCGGCGCTCGTCGCCGGGAGCGGCATGGCGGCGATCAGCGCCGCGCTGCTGGGCGTGCTGAAGGCCGGGGATCACGTCATCACGGACGCGCGGGTGTACGGCGTGACGTACGCGCTGCTGGCCGAGGAATTCCCCCGCCTGGGCATCGAGGTGTCCTTCGTGGACGCCTGCGACCTGAACGAGGTCGAGGCCGCCTTCCGTGAGAACACCCGTGTCGTGCACGTCGAGAGCCTCACCAACCCGCTGCTGACCGTGCCGGACGTGCCCGCCCTGGCCCGCCTCGCTCACGGGCGCGGCGCGCTGCTGAGCGTGGACAACACCTTCGCCAGCCCCGCCATGTTCCGCCCCGCCGAGCACGGTGCGGACCTCGTGACGCACTCGGTCAGCAAGTACCTCAGCGGGCACTCCACGGCGTTCGGCGGCGTGCTGTGCGCCTCGGCGGAACTCGTCGCCCTGGCCCGCACGCGCCTGCTGCGCCTGGGCGGCACCATCAGCGCGTTCGACGCGTGGATGACCATGCAGGGCCTCAAGACGCTGGGCCTGCGCATGCGTGCCCACAGCGGCAACGCGCAGGCCATCGCGGACGTCCTCGTGAACCACCCGCGCGTGAAGGCCGTGTACCACCCGGGCCTCAGCGACCACCCGCAGTTCCACCTCGCCATGGACCTCTACCCGAACGGTTTCGGCGGGATGCTCAGCGCCGACATCGAGGATGCCCCCCGCTTCGTGAAGGCCCTCGCCGGGCGGATTCCGCTCGCCCCGTCCCTGGCGGACGTCGTCACCACGCTGTCCTGGCCGTGGGGCACCTCGCACCGCCCCCTGCCCGAAGGCGAACGCCGCCGCCTGGGCATCACCCCGAACCTGCTGCGCCTGAGCATCGGCATCGAGGACATCGGCGACCTGCTCGGCGACTTCGAACGCGCGCTGGACGAGTAA